Proteins from a genomic interval of Halococcus salifodinae DSM 8989:
- a CDS encoding IS1/IS1595 family N-terminal zinc-binding domain-containing protein → MDEESVQVFLPPRERCFERLRLARFGETVTCVHCGDDAVTKRGTTDKDAQQYRCKHCETYFSDLTKTIFWQHRFGLEEMFCIVKEMRSEPTAQIARDLDRDYEAVLNFVHKVQDVSGDIDE, encoded by the coding sequence ATGGACGAAGAGTCAGTTCAGGTATTCCTTCCACCGCGTGAGCGATGCTTCGAGCGTCTCCGTCTCGCCCGCTTCGGCGAGACGGTGACGTGTGTCCATTGCGGAGATGACGCCGTCACCAAACGCGGAACGACCGACAAGGACGCCCAGCAATACCGGTGCAAGCACTGCGAGACCTACTTCAGCGACCTCACGAAGACGATTTTCTGGCAGCATCGGTTCGGACTCGAAGAGATGTTCTGCATCGTCAAGGAGATGCGATCTGAGCCGACCGCTCAGATCGCTCGGGACCTCGACCGAGACTACGAAGCCGTCCTCAACTTCGTCCACAAAGTCCAGGACGTCAGCGGTGATATCGACGAA
- a CDS encoding APC family permease, which translates to MKNGKISRAEGFALALGINIGGGLWVSPVVASSIGGPATIIMAAVAVLPVFLAAPIYITLSKVWSVSPGHYRYPAAFFSSGDGLIGQFLGWIVTWSWDLMIAFALIQSVLISSAVYIQQLVPGVPAIAINAALPLGVIVIVWFGLRIVGRAELIIAIVLLLSVIILLALGLININAENLTPVAPNGTISLLTAAALLFNTVLGSLQVIDVSGEIEDSERSFGGILIYSTLITVSIVTLIILISVGILPYNELSNETLQAVTSQYLPPFLAVIPTIGALLAGVSTSIGVIPIVCRHVQAAADDGILPKWVSSTNSYGEPTYILIALAIICAGGVIIQPPISTLVSAGTAPNAVLVLLLCIVGVRLPTQYPGIFERDEIENSKFLNPRSVRWCSVLASMVLIAMTVLAAIQDTVGVLWYVGFLSIGATIYLYRYLNGFVKTADIPDMRDRAGLSDD; encoded by the coding sequence ATGAAAAACGGAAAGATTAGCCGAGCAGAAGGTTTCGCCCTGGCACTGGGAATAAATATCGGAGGGGGCCTATGGGTTTCTCCGGTGGTAGCTTCATCAATCGGTGGACCAGCAACTATTATCATGGCTGCAGTGGCTGTTTTACCGGTCTTTTTGGCGGCACCAATCTACATTACTCTCTCTAAAGTGTGGTCTGTATCACCGGGACATTATCGGTACCCTGCTGCATTTTTCAGCTCTGGCGATGGATTGATTGGGCAATTCCTAGGTTGGATTGTAACCTGGAGCTGGGACTTAATGATTGCATTTGCGCTCATACAATCCGTGTTAATAAGCAGTGCAGTATACATTCAGCAGTTGGTGCCCGGAGTACCTGCAATAGCGATTAATGCTGCACTACCGTTAGGAGTTATTGTTATTGTTTGGTTTGGACTACGAATTGTGGGAAGGGCAGAGCTAATAATAGCTATTGTTTTGCTTCTCTCGGTTATCATCTTGCTGGCTCTGGGATTGATAAATATCAACGCTGAAAACCTAACACCGGTCGCTCCAAATGGCACTATATCGCTACTCACCGCAGCAGCACTGCTTTTCAATACTGTTTTGGGTAGCCTTCAGGTTATTGATGTGAGCGGTGAGATAGAGGATTCTGAGCGCTCATTTGGAGGGATTTTGATATATAGTACGCTCATAACAGTTTCAATTGTCACCCTAATCATTCTTATTAGCGTAGGTATACTGCCATATAATGAACTGAGCAATGAGACTCTTCAAGCAGTGACAAGTCAGTACTTGCCGCCATTTTTGGCGGTAATCCCGACAATTGGAGCACTGTTAGCGGGTGTTTCGACTAGTATTGGCGTTATTCCTATTGTCTGTCGGCATGTACAAGCAGCAGCTGACGATGGCATTCTTCCAAAATGGGTGAGCTCTACTAATTCTTATGGAGAACCGACTTACATCCTAATTGCTCTAGCGATTATCTGTGCGGGAGGCGTGATAATCCAACCACCGATCAGCACGTTGGTTAGCGCTGGTACCGCACCTAATGCGGTCCTAGTCTTATTACTATGTATTGTCGGGGTTCGACTTCCTACTCAATATCCGGGAATATTTGAGCGGGATGAAATCGAAAATTCAAAGTTCCTTAACCCTCGCTCAGTTCGTTGGTGTTCAGTTTTAGCTTCTATGGTCCTTATTGCGATGACTGTTCTGGCAGCAATTCAAGACACAGTAGGTGTGCTGTGGTATGTTGGGTTTTTATCGATAGGTGCAACAATCTACCTATATCGATATTTGAATGGGTTTGTAAAGACTGCCGATATACCAGACATGCGAGATCGAGCCGGATTGTCCGATGACTAG
- a CDS encoding sulfatase family protein, whose amino-acid sequence MPTIYIDIDSLRADHVGAYGYDAPTTPNIDEFAEESVLFERNYASNSPCMPARAALLTGRYGIHNGVETHGPPSQTHNSPAFWIDWGGTWGNQIDERPWWTLPELFYNQRTQTCAISSFPRHPAPWFNHVWHRVYQPQEPEGPEESFQTVRGESVIDLALEYISKHLNDEFFLYIQLWDPHGPYKRSEEEISEFRGQPLPPYPTKEEIEAHQEWDAWRSAPDMSISDRDDLAEMLAHYDAEIRYADTHVGRLFDYLKENDIYDDSLITVSADHGEEFGEHGLYREHWSTHEGTQHIPLILKPPTSTPAELGRRKQLVTNVDIAPTLADYAGYEAPAQWQGQSLRPVIENNEASWRDHIVFDHGLYTAQRTIRTDRWKLIRTYHSGLWPSVVPDSQLYDMHDDPWERKNVVESNSDIVKDLKMQMDNWCEKHASEGKDPLQEVVEEGPAGYLAFGDGYDGV is encoded by the coding sequence ATGCCGACAATATACATTGATATCGACTCGCTGAGAGCCGACCATGTTGGGGCATACGGTTACGATGCACCAACGACACCAAATATCGATGAATTCGCTGAAGAGAGTGTTCTTTTTGAAAGGAACTATGCATCTAATTCTCCGTGCATGCCCGCTCGGGCAGCACTTCTTACAGGTAGATACGGAATTCACAATGGTGTAGAAACACACGGTCCACCTTCTCAAACGCACAATTCACCTGCATTCTGGATTGACTGGGGAGGCACATGGGGGAATCAGATCGATGAGCGTCCTTGGTGGACGTTGCCCGAACTATTCTACAATCAACGAACTCAAACGTGTGCAATTTCATCGTTCCCTAGACATCCTGCCCCGTGGTTCAATCACGTCTGGCATAGAGTATATCAACCGCAAGAGCCAGAAGGCCCCGAAGAGTCGTTCCAAACAGTCCGTGGTGAATCAGTAATTGACCTCGCTCTTGAATACATTAGCAAACATCTCAATGATGAATTTTTCCTCTACATACAACTTTGGGATCCGCATGGTCCATACAAAAGATCTGAAGAAGAAATAAGTGAATTTCGGGGTCAGCCACTTCCCCCCTATCCGACTAAGGAAGAAATTGAGGCTCATCAAGAGTGGGATGCATGGCGGTCAGCACCAGATATGAGTATATCCGACCGAGATGATCTTGCGGAGATGCTTGCTCACTATGATGCCGAAATCCGATATGCAGATACTCATGTAGGTCGATTGTTTGACTACTTAAAAGAAAACGATATATACGATGATTCGCTTATTACCGTGAGCGCCGATCATGGTGAAGAATTTGGTGAACACGGACTTTATCGAGAACACTGGAGTACTCACGAAGGGACACAGCACATACCGCTAATCCTTAAGCCACCCACAAGTACACCAGCAGAGCTAGGAAGGCGGAAACAGCTGGTCACAAATGTTGACATAGCGCCGACCCTTGCAGACTACGCTGGATATGAGGCGCCTGCGCAATGGCAAGGCCAGTCGCTTCGGCCAGTCATTGAGAATAATGAGGCAAGCTGGCGTGATCATATTGTCTTCGATCATGGCCTCTATACCGCCCAGCGAACGATTAGAACGGATCGCTGGAAACTAATTCGTACATATCACTCGGGCCTGTGGCCAAGTGTGGTTCCAGATAGTCAATTATACGATATGCATGACGATCCTTGGGAGCGCAAAAACGTTGTTGAATCAAATTCAGATATAGTTAAAGATTTGAAGATGCAAATGGATAATTGGTGTGAAAAGCATGCATCAGAGGGAAAGGACCCACTGCAAGAAGTTGTAGAAGAAGGCCCTGCTGGTTACCTAGCATTCGGGGACGGTTACGATGGGGTCTAA
- a CDS encoding IS630 family transposase (programmed frameshift), protein MPRTPKYVVDLSADERAELQALLAAGTHKTRVLTRARCLLHADDGLTDAEVSQAVGCHPGTVGRVRKRYTEDGLAAIHRRKADRIYERKLDGREEAHLIRLTCNDPPKGYSRWSLHLLADHFVTLNEIDVESISHETVRQVLKKHGLHPHRSKAWVIKPEANAAFVCRMEDVLDLYHEPYDPQRPVVCFDESNKALHKQVRDPLPARPGAVARYDYTYERNGTRNLFMMSEPLTGWRHVEVTQRRRKQEFVQQMQALVDEHYPDAVRIRVVLDNLDTHKAYAFYEFLPPQEAHRLLSKLEFHFTPVHGSWLNMAEIEFSALATECLDRRRERIRNEDDSVIDWQFTTDDARIKLRQLYPTNHD, encoded by the exons ATGCCACGGACCCCGAAGTACGTCGTCGATCTCTCTGCCGATGAACGAGCCGAACTCCAAGCGCTTCTTGCAGCCGGCACACACAAAACACGCGTTCTCACGCGTGCGCGATGTCTCCTTCACGCCGATGACGGCTTGACTGATGCGGAAGTCAGTCAAGCCGTCGGCTGCCATCCTGGGACGGTTGGACGCGTCCGCAAACGCTACACTGAGGACGGCCTCGCGGCGATTCATCGCCGCAAGGCCGACCGCATCTACGAGCGCAAACTCGATGGACGTGAGGAAGCCCATCTCATCCGCCTCACCTGCAACGACCCGCCGAAGGGCTACTCTCGCTGGTCGCTGCACCTCCTCGCCGACCATTTCGTCACTCTCAACGAGATCGACGTCGAGTCGATCTCGCATGAGACCGTTCGACAGGTGCTAAAAAAACACG GACTGCACCCCCACCGATCCAAAGCCTGGGTGATCAAACCTGAAGCAAACGCTGCATTTGTTTGTCGGATGGAAGACGTCCTTGACCTTTATCACGAACCATACGATCCACAGCGGCCTGTCGTCTGTTTCGACGAGTCCAACAAAGCGTTGCACAAGCAGGTCCGCGATCCGCTCCCGGCTCGACCGGGAGCGGTCGCCCGGTACGACTACACCTACGAACGCAACGGCACGCGAAACCTCTTCATGATGAGCGAACCGCTTACCGGATGGCGGCACGTCGAAGTCACCCAACGTCGCCGGAAACAAGAGTTCGTTCAGCAGATGCAGGCACTTGTCGATGAGCACTACCCGGATGCAGTCCGCATCCGGGTGGTGCTCGATAATCTCGATACGCACAAAGCCTACGCCTTCTACGAGTTCCTCCCACCCCAGGAAGCCCACCGCCTGCTCTCAAAACTGGAGTTCCACTTCACTCCGGTTCATGGAAGTTGGCTCAACATGGCCGAGATCGAGTTCAGTGCGCTCGCTACTGAATGCCTCGACCGGCGTCGGGAACGTATCCGAAACGAGGACGACTCGGTCATCGATTGGCAATTCACAACTGACGACGCACGCATCAAACTCCGCCAGCTATATCCAACAAATCACGATTGA
- a CDS encoding IS630 family transposase: MSSRTVNTPTKITLSYPERMHFEAVARRATASQRDAFRARIVLLAARGYNNTQIGQQLACTRKTARKWRNRYADSGRAGLADKPRPGRPRIYDETTRALVTAIACELPANRGLPLSRFSSADIHAEAAQELDPFPARSTIAAWLKQAAIRPWTVASWVTPRDPQFKQKAARVCDLYTGTWEDEPLTKRDVIICADEKTGIPARSRRKTPPGPGKSVRLEHQYDRNGATIYQSAFMAGTGTVRGHCVDRNTRANFESLVEEVMADPICQTADRVFWIVDNGSVHHPATFRWWLKEKYPTAIGIHLPTGASWLNQIELYFSVLTRKSLAGESFRSVDAVADRITGFEELWNSDPEPFEWTYTRDDLTRLLERLPTIE, from the coding sequence ATGTCTTCTCGTACCGTCAACACACCAACCAAGATCACTCTGTCCTACCCAGAACGAATGCATTTCGAAGCCGTCGCCCGCAGAGCGACGGCTTCTCAACGTGATGCGTTCCGTGCTCGGATCGTTCTGTTAGCCGCTCGCGGCTACAATAACACTCAAATCGGCCAACAACTCGCCTGTACCCGCAAGACCGCGCGGAAATGGCGGAACCGTTACGCTGACTCTGGCCGGGCCGGGCTTGCTGACAAGCCCCGGCCCGGCCGACCTCGTATCTATGACGAGACCACACGCGCGCTCGTCACCGCTATCGCGTGTGAACTCCCGGCCAACCGCGGACTCCCGCTGTCTCGATTCAGTTCCGCCGATATTCACGCTGAAGCCGCTCAAGAACTCGATCCGTTTCCAGCACGGTCAACCATCGCCGCCTGGCTCAAGCAGGCGGCGATTCGGCCATGGACCGTGGCGTCATGGGTGACGCCGCGCGATCCTCAATTCAAGCAGAAGGCTGCTCGTGTCTGTGACCTCTACACCGGCACGTGGGAAGACGAGCCCCTCACAAAGAGGGACGTCATCATCTGTGCCGACGAGAAAACCGGAATCCCAGCCCGATCCCGGCGGAAGACTCCGCCGGGACCGGGCAAATCAGTCCGTCTCGAACACCAGTATGATCGGAATGGTGCCACTATCTACCAATCTGCGTTCATGGCTGGGACTGGGACTGTGAGAGGGCACTGCGTCGACCGGAACACACGCGCGAACTTCGAGTCACTCGTTGAGGAAGTAATGGCCGACCCGATCTGCCAGACCGCAGATCGGGTCTTCTGGATCGTGGACAACGGAAGTGTTCACCATCCAGCGACGTTCAGATGGTGGCTGAAAGAGAAGTATCCCACCGCAATCGGAATCCATCTTCCGACTGGGGCATCGTGGTTGAATCAGATCGAGCTGTATTTCTCGGTGCTGACGCGGAAATCACTGGCCGGCGAAAGCTTTCGCTCGGTGGATGCGGTCGCAGACCGCATCACCGGCTTTGAGGAGTTGTGGAACAGCGATCCGGAACCGTTCGAGTGGACGTACACGAGAGACGATTTGACGAGATTGCTGGAGAGACTCCCAACGATAGAGTGA